Proteins from a single region of Rhodovibrio salinarum DSM 9154:
- a CDS encoding SEL1-like repeat protein, with amino-acid sequence MTHANTARSVSALVAIAVVSGSLAACTTSGGRVQGYYELPRATEGRMEAAQLAMDRGNYEQGLPVFRDLASEGWPHAQYELGKAYLKGHGVTQDKEKAADYFKKAIAVNSKRRDQASFYLGRMYMNGEAVPQDYARARELFERALKGSRYTGPYDKAGWPLGEMYEKGLGVEQDYEKAVELYKQASTHNGGDADAYMRLAQMYREGKGVPVDHAQALEYIQAAMQTLREKSREGKLYATAELWRRYRDGEMVPQNSDKALSWLRKAAEGGHTHAQTAYGWRLVAGEGVDKNPERGFEMLRDSANEGHGYAMQLLGRAYADGVGVERDPQAALDWYRTAADHGQLGAMAWLGRAYQDGTGVEPDGAKAAKWLRKAVDKGHKSARIDLAELYLTGRGGVQAHPEKAVALLQEAADQGEVRALAKLGEAYYQGLGVRQDVRKAFGLLQRAADQGYVNAYDDIAEIFLEGKGGFQKDPQRALSWLRRAAQEGNPSALTTLAELRLEGRGSVAQNQSVGLQLLREAVNKGDTYAMVVMGDVYAEGQGVEPDLQKAADWYGRAADQGHTTGLVKLGKLYLDGDGVEQDGERAKQLLEKAVARGDMNAKVALGAAYLEGAPLAHEPERGIALIEEAAAAGDAYAMTELGRAYLKGNGVQPDPQKAQRWLTKAADQGQTGARVTLGRAYLDGEGGFPRRPEKGLSLLGKAREAGNPYATTAIAKAYLHGNGVQRNTDRALSLLHDSAQSGHAYAMSILGDAYANGTGVAQDGDKALEWHERAAEKGQLGSMLSVGRMYLDGKGVPQNGEKAKRWLEKAISRGHAGAMRELGGAYLAGKALPQQPARGVDLLQKAAQKGHRYAMLELGRAYLDGRGVQHNAQAAERWLNRAANRGLDGAMVELGRAKLLGEGLPQDQDAGIAWLKKAADRGHTFARTALANAYLDGYGVEQDVPKAIELLEKSVEDGHAYAMATLGRALVKGEVTDRNVERGADLLLRAARKGHQGAFVSLARAYLNIQGAQAQKRQVILWVDRVLNAQTQTSVEALGQAVARAIEQQGLGNSSGEDGPGNDVS; translated from the coding sequence ATGACCCACGCCAATACGGCGCGATCTGTCAGTGCGCTTGTCGCCATCGCGGTGGTGAGCGGGAGCCTTGCGGCCTGTACGACGTCCGGCGGTCGTGTGCAGGGCTACTACGAGCTGCCCCGGGCGACGGAAGGCCGGATGGAAGCGGCTCAGCTCGCCATGGATCGCGGTAACTACGAGCAGGGGCTGCCGGTGTTCCGCGACCTCGCCAGCGAAGGGTGGCCACACGCGCAGTACGAACTGGGCAAGGCCTACCTGAAGGGCCATGGCGTGACGCAGGACAAGGAGAAGGCGGCTGACTACTTCAAGAAGGCGATCGCGGTGAACTCCAAGCGCCGCGATCAGGCCTCCTTCTATCTGGGCCGGATGTACATGAACGGCGAAGCGGTGCCGCAGGATTATGCCCGCGCCCGCGAGCTGTTTGAGCGCGCCCTCAAGGGCAGCCGCTACACCGGCCCTTACGACAAGGCCGGCTGGCCGCTTGGCGAGATGTACGAGAAGGGGCTGGGTGTCGAGCAGGATTACGAAAAGGCCGTCGAACTCTACAAACAAGCCTCCACCCACAATGGCGGCGACGCCGACGCCTACATGCGCCTGGCACAGATGTACCGCGAAGGTAAGGGTGTCCCGGTCGATCACGCCCAGGCCCTGGAATACATCCAGGCGGCGATGCAGACCCTTCGAGAGAAGTCCCGCGAAGGCAAGCTCTACGCCACCGCCGAGCTGTGGCGGCGCTACCGCGACGGCGAGATGGTGCCGCAGAACTCCGACAAAGCGCTGTCGTGGCTACGCAAGGCTGCCGAAGGTGGCCATACCCATGCGCAGACCGCGTACGGCTGGCGCTTGGTCGCCGGCGAGGGCGTCGACAAGAACCCGGAGCGGGGGTTCGAGATGCTTCGGGATTCGGCGAACGAAGGCCACGGCTATGCCATGCAATTACTTGGCCGGGCGTACGCCGATGGGGTCGGCGTCGAACGCGATCCGCAAGCCGCGCTCGATTGGTACCGCACGGCCGCCGATCACGGACAGCTTGGGGCCATGGCTTGGCTCGGCCGCGCCTATCAGGATGGCACCGGCGTTGAGCCGGATGGTGCGAAGGCCGCCAAATGGCTGCGCAAGGCGGTCGATAAGGGCCACAAGTCCGCCCGCATCGATCTTGCCGAGCTTTACCTGACCGGGCGCGGCGGCGTTCAGGCGCATCCAGAGAAGGCGGTGGCCCTGCTGCAGGAAGCGGCCGATCAAGGCGAGGTCCGGGCGCTCGCGAAACTGGGCGAGGCGTACTATCAGGGACTCGGCGTTCGGCAGGATGTGCGCAAGGCGTTCGGCCTGCTGCAGCGCGCGGCTGACCAGGGCTACGTCAACGCATACGACGATATCGCCGAGATCTTCCTGGAGGGCAAGGGCGGCTTCCAGAAAGACCCGCAGCGCGCGCTCAGCTGGCTGCGTCGTGCTGCGCAGGAGGGCAACCCCAGTGCGCTCACCACGCTTGCCGAACTGCGCCTGGAAGGTCGTGGGTCGGTGGCGCAGAACCAGTCGGTCGGGCTGCAGCTGCTGCGCGAAGCGGTGAACAAGGGCGACACCTACGCCATGGTGGTCATGGGCGATGTCTACGCCGAAGGCCAGGGGGTGGAGCCCGACCTGCAGAAGGCGGCCGATTGGTACGGTCGCGCAGCCGACCAGGGCCACACCACGGGGCTGGTCAAGCTTGGCAAGCTGTATCTGGACGGGGACGGCGTCGAACAGGACGGCGAGCGTGCCAAGCAGCTACTGGAAAAGGCCGTCGCCCGCGGGGATATGAACGCCAAGGTCGCCCTTGGGGCTGCCTATCTGGAAGGGGCGCCGCTGGCGCATGAGCCGGAGCGCGGCATCGCCTTGATCGAGGAAGCGGCTGCCGCTGGCGATGCTTATGCCATGACCGAGCTCGGGCGCGCTTACCTGAAAGGCAATGGCGTCCAGCCGGACCCGCAGAAGGCGCAGCGCTGGCTCACCAAGGCCGCCGATCAGGGGCAGACCGGTGCGCGGGTTACGCTCGGCCGTGCCTACCTGGATGGCGAGGGCGGCTTCCCGCGTCGTCCCGAGAAGGGGCTCTCGCTGCTTGGCAAGGCGCGGGAAGCGGGCAACCCCTATGCCACCACCGCGATCGCCAAGGCCTATCTGCACGGCAACGGTGTCCAGCGAAACACCGACCGGGCGCTGTCCCTGCTGCATGACAGTGCGCAGTCGGGCCACGCCTATGCGATGTCGATCCTGGGGGACGCCTATGCCAACGGCACCGGCGTGGCGCAGGACGGCGACAAGGCACTCGAATGGCACGAGCGCGCGGCCGAGAAGGGGCAGCTCGGCTCGATGCTCTCGGTCGGCCGGATGTACCTGGATGGCAAGGGCGTGCCCCAGAACGGCGAGAAGGCCAAGCGTTGGCTGGAGAAGGCGATCTCGCGCGGCCATGCGGGTGCGATGAGAGAGCTTGGCGGCGCCTATCTGGCTGGCAAGGCGCTGCCGCAACAGCCCGCGCGTGGGGTGGATCTGCTCCAGAAGGCCGCGCAGAAGGGGCACCGGTACGCCATGCTGGAATTGGGCCGCGCTTACCTGGACGGTCGCGGCGTGCAGCACAACGCGCAGGCGGCGGAGCGCTGGTTGAACCGGGCCGCCAACCGCGGCCTCGATGGTGCGATGGTCGAACTGGGCCGCGCCAAGCTGCTGGGCGAAGGCCTGCCGCAGGATCAGGACGCAGGGATCGCCTGGCTGAAGAAGGCGGCAGATCGTGGCCACACCTTCGCGCGGACGGCGCTCGCCAACGCCTATCTCGATGGCTACGGCGTCGAGCAGGATGTGCCCAAGGCGATCGAACTTCTGGAAAAGAGCGTCGAAGATGGCCACGCCTACGCCATGGCCACGCTCGGCCGCGCCCTGGTGAAGGGCGAGGTTACCGACCGTAACGTCGAGCGCGGCGCCGACCTGCTGCTTCGGGCGGCCCGCAAGGGGCACCAGGGCGCCTTCGTTTCGCTCGCCCGCGCCTACCTGAACATCCAGGGGGCGCAGGCGCAGAAACGCCAGGTGATCCTCTGGGTCGATCGGGTGCTTAACGCCCAGACCCAGACGTCCGTCGAGGCGCTGGGCCAGGCCGTTGCGAGAGCGATCGAGCAGCAAGGCCTTGGCAACAGCAGCGGCGAGGATGGGCCAGGCAATGACGTCAGCTAG
- the ppsA gene encoding phosphoenolpyruvate synthase, producing the protein MADPAFIREFSELRAGDVSQVGGKNASLGEMMANTRSAGIAVPDGFATTAAAYWAFLDATGLRAEIEEAMAELQDDLGNLPEIGRRVRSMIEETDLPAAMYDGIAAHYGAMCREAGLTAVEVAVRSSATAEDLPDASFAGQQESFLNVHGLDAVVHATKKCLASLYNDRAIAYRIERGFDHDKVALSVGIQRMVRADCGAAGVMFSIETETGFPNGVLVTGAWGLGETVVQGMVDPDEWLLFKPHLEDTGKRPVLSQTLGSKQEKMVYAGGSTEVVATSEDERRSLVLSTDEVLQLGRWAKRLEEHYGRPMDIEWAKDGVTGELFVVQARPETVQSQRNDGKLKSYCINSAGATLTRGYAIGDAVAAAPVCRLDSPDEADRFVDGSVLVTGMTDPDWVPVMRRAAAVVTEQGGRTSHAAIVSRELELPAITGTGNARAMLADGQEVTVSCAEGGEGFVYDGIADYTVEDIDLDQVPQTDTAVMLNVGNPLSALRWWRLPSDGVGLARLEFIVSNLIKCHPMALIDYDRIEDAEVRAQIDAVTRGYDDKAQYFVDTLARAVAHIAAVAYPKPVIVRMSDFKTNEYADLIGGKLYEPDEENPMLGWRGASRYYHDQYQPGFELECEALRVARDVIGMSNIKAMVPFCRTPDEADRVIATMANAGLRRGENGLEIYAMCEVPANVVLAEAFAERFDGFSIGSNDLTQLILGIDRDSSRLSNLFDERDDAVLSTIADVVQRAQAKGCKVGLCGQGPSDRVEFARDLVSTGIDSMSVTPDSFVKVKNRVAALEQNWESDAVADAAAKRKRKTNGAAGHPEFHGITAAVGSPKT; encoded by the coding sequence ATGGCTGATCCAGCCTTCATCCGCGAATTCTCCGAACTCCGCGCCGGCGACGTCAGCCAGGTGGGCGGCAAGAACGCCTCCCTCGGCGAGATGATGGCCAACACCCGCAGCGCGGGCATCGCGGTGCCCGATGGCTTCGCCACGACCGCGGCCGCCTACTGGGCATTCCTGGACGCGACCGGTTTGCGCGCGGAGATCGAGGAAGCGATGGCCGAACTGCAGGACGATCTGGGCAATCTGCCCGAGATCGGCCGGCGCGTGCGGAGCATGATCGAGGAAACCGACCTGCCGGCGGCGATGTATGACGGCATCGCTGCGCACTATGGCGCGATGTGTCGGGAGGCCGGCTTGACAGCGGTCGAGGTCGCGGTGCGCTCCAGCGCCACCGCAGAGGACCTCCCGGACGCGAGCTTCGCGGGACAGCAGGAGAGTTTCCTGAACGTCCACGGGCTGGATGCTGTCGTGCACGCGACGAAGAAGTGCCTGGCTTCGCTCTACAATGACCGGGCGATCGCCTACCGGATCGAGCGCGGCTTCGATCACGACAAGGTCGCGCTGTCCGTGGGCATCCAGCGCATGGTGCGTGCCGACTGTGGGGCAGCCGGCGTGATGTTTTCGATCGAGACGGAGACCGGCTTTCCCAATGGGGTCTTGGTCACGGGGGCCTGGGGACTTGGCGAAACGGTCGTCCAGGGCATGGTCGACCCCGATGAATGGCTGCTGTTCAAGCCCCACCTGGAGGACACGGGTAAACGCCCGGTGCTGTCCCAAACGCTGGGCAGCAAGCAGGAAAAGATGGTCTACGCCGGCGGTAGCACGGAGGTCGTGGCGACCAGTGAGGACGAGCGCCGCAGCTTGGTTCTGAGCACGGACGAGGTGCTTCAGCTCGGTCGTTGGGCCAAACGCCTGGAAGAGCACTACGGCCGCCCGATGGATATCGAGTGGGCCAAGGATGGCGTTACCGGCGAACTGTTCGTCGTTCAGGCCCGCCCCGAAACCGTCCAGTCGCAGCGCAACGACGGCAAGCTCAAGAGTTATTGCATCAACAGCGCCGGCGCGACGTTGACGCGCGGCTATGCAATCGGCGACGCGGTGGCCGCTGCGCCGGTTTGCCGGCTGGACTCGCCGGACGAGGCGGACCGCTTCGTCGACGGTTCCGTTCTGGTGACCGGCATGACCGACCCGGACTGGGTCCCCGTGATGCGCCGCGCCGCGGCGGTGGTGACTGAGCAGGGCGGGCGCACCTCGCACGCCGCGATCGTCAGCCGCGAGTTGGAGCTGCCGGCGATCACCGGCACCGGCAACGCCCGCGCGATGCTGGCGGACGGTCAGGAGGTCACGGTGTCCTGCGCGGAAGGCGGCGAGGGCTTCGTCTACGACGGCATCGCCGACTACACGGTTGAGGACATCGATCTGGATCAGGTGCCGCAGACCGACACCGCCGTCATGCTGAACGTCGGCAACCCCTTGTCCGCGCTGCGCTGGTGGCGCTTGCCGAGCGACGGTGTGGGGCTGGCGCGCCTGGAGTTTATCGTGTCCAATCTGATCAAGTGCCATCCGATGGCGCTGATCGATTACGATCGGATCGAGGATGCCGAGGTGCGCGCCCAGATCGATGCGGTCACGCGCGGCTACGACGACAAGGCGCAGTACTTCGTCGACACGCTGGCGCGCGCCGTCGCCCATATTGCGGCGGTGGCGTATCCGAAGCCGGTGATCGTCCGGATGTCGGACTTCAAGACCAATGAGTACGCAGACCTGATCGGCGGCAAGCTGTACGAGCCGGACGAGGAAAACCCGATGCTCGGCTGGCGCGGCGCCAGCCGGTACTACCACGACCAATACCAGCCCGGCTTTGAGCTGGAGTGCGAGGCCTTGCGCGTCGCGCGCGACGTGATCGGCATGTCGAACATCAAGGCGATGGTGCCGTTCTGCCGGACCCCCGATGAGGCTGACCGGGTCATCGCGACGATGGCCAACGCGGGTCTCCGGCGCGGTGAGAACGGGCTGGAGATCTATGCGATGTGCGAGGTGCCGGCCAACGTCGTGTTGGCCGAGGCGTTTGCCGAGCGGTTCGACGGCTTCTCCATCGGCTCGAACGATCTGACCCAGTTGATCCTTGGGATCGACCGGGACTCCAGCCGTCTGTCCAACCTGTTCGATGAACGCGACGATGCCGTGCTGTCGACCATCGCCGATGTAGTCCAGCGCGCGCAGGCGAAGGGCTGCAAGGTTGGCCTGTGCGGGCAGGGGCCGAGCGACCGGGTGGAGTTCGCCCGCGACCTCGTCTCCACGGGTATCGATTCGATGTCGGTCACTCCGGACAGTTTTGTGAAGGTCAAGAACCGCGTCGCCGCGCTGGAGCAGAACTGGGAGTCGGACGCGGTCGCTGACGCGGCCGCCAAGCGCAAGAGGAAGACGAACGGGGCGGCCGGTCACCCGGAATTTCACGGAATAACGGCCGCCGTCGGCAGTCCCAAGACGTAG
- the pgmG gene encoding phosphoglucomutase/phosphomannomutase PgmG — MAEARTLDPSLLREYDVRGIVGETLFADDAYALGRAFARVVADRGGSRIAVGYDGRISSPELADAFASALVDSGMTVLEVGLGPTPLLYYATKVRGADAGVQITGSHNPPEYNGLKFMLNGEPFFGKDIAELGEIAGRGDFVDGTGAREWIAVMPEYVEALARELDLASNIRVAWDPGNGAAGAATQMLKKIAPGQHTLINAEVDGRFPNHHPDPSKVENLEQLQQAVRQGQCDLGVAFDGDGDRIGVVDEEGEVLWPDELMILFARDMPGVGNKAPIVADVKASKLLFDKIAETGGEPIMWKTGHSLIKAKMAETGAQLAGEMSGHVFINDRWYGFDDALYAACRLLRIVAARNISLAEFRRNLPEIFNTPEIRFECPPDRKFEVAGEIEQRLADDPDSEVITVDGVRVNTPQGWWLLRASNTQDMLVARCEAYDAEGLEQLKEQLADQLALSNLKIPAEIEPAAQALTTSQGT, encoded by the coding sequence ATGGCTGAAGCGCGCACCCTGGATCCCAGTTTGCTGCGCGAATACGACGTGCGCGGAATCGTGGGCGAGACGCTGTTTGCCGACGACGCCTACGCGCTTGGCCGTGCCTTTGCACGGGTCGTCGCCGATCGGGGCGGTTCGCGGATCGCGGTCGGGTATGACGGCCGGATATCCTCCCCGGAACTGGCCGATGCGTTCGCCAGCGCCCTGGTCGACAGCGGAATGACCGTGTTGGAGGTCGGCCTGGGGCCCACGCCCTTGCTGTATTACGCGACCAAGGTCCGTGGCGCCGATGCCGGTGTCCAGATCACCGGGTCGCATAACCCGCCGGAATACAACGGCCTCAAGTTCATGCTGAACGGCGAGCCGTTCTTCGGGAAGGATATCGCCGAGTTGGGCGAGATTGCCGGGCGCGGTGATTTCGTCGATGGCACTGGCGCGCGCGAGTGGATCGCGGTGATGCCCGAGTATGTCGAGGCGCTGGCCCGCGAACTCGACCTGGCCAGCAACATCCGGGTTGCCTGGGATCCGGGCAACGGCGCTGCGGGCGCGGCGACGCAGATGTTGAAGAAGATCGCGCCCGGTCAGCACACCCTGATCAATGCCGAGGTTGATGGTCGCTTCCCGAACCACCACCCAGACCCGAGCAAGGTCGAGAACCTGGAGCAGTTGCAGCAGGCCGTGCGCCAAGGTCAGTGCGACCTGGGCGTGGCGTTCGACGGTGATGGCGACCGGATCGGCGTGGTCGACGAAGAGGGCGAAGTCCTCTGGCCCGACGAGCTGATGATCCTGTTCGCCCGGGATATGCCCGGGGTCGGCAACAAGGCGCCGATCGTCGCCGACGTGAAGGCGAGCAAGCTGCTGTTCGACAAGATCGCGGAAACCGGCGGCGAACCGATCATGTGGAAGACCGGCCATTCCCTGATCAAGGCGAAGATGGCCGAAACCGGGGCGCAACTCGCCGGGGAGATGAGCGGTCACGTCTTCATTAATGACCGCTGGTACGGCTTCGACGATGCGCTCTACGCTGCCTGTCGGCTGCTGCGCATCGTCGCCGCGCGCAATATTTCGCTGGCGGAATTTCGGCGCAATCTGCCGGAAATCTTCAACACGCCGGAAATCCGGTTCGAGTGTCCACCCGACCGCAAGTTCGAGGTGGCCGGCGAGATCGAGCAGCGGCTTGCCGACGATCCGGACAGCGAGGTGATCACGGTCGATGGGGTGCGCGTGAACACCCCGCAGGGCTGGTGGCTGCTGCGTGCGTCCAACACCCAGGACATGCTGGTAGCCCGTTGCGAGGCGTACGACGCCGAAGGGCTTGAGCAACTCAAGGAGCAGCTGGCCGACCAACTGGCGCTCAGCAACCTGAAGATTCCGGCCGAAATCGAACCCGCCGCCCAGGCCCTGACGACCAGTCAAGGCACCTAG
- a CDS encoding GNAT family N-acetyltransferase, with amino-acid sequence MAQPDAMVDIRLFEDADWPEVWRIVAPVFRAGRTYAVATDISAQAARAMWVDTPTATYVVRDGEGQLVGTYFLQANKPGPGDHVANCGYIVDPEARGQGVATAMCRHSQERAVALGFRAMQYNLVVATNEQAVALWQREGFAIVGTLPGAFCDPDYGDVDAYVMFKTLV; translated from the coding sequence ATGGCCCAGCCCGACGCCATGGTCGATATCAGACTGTTCGAAGACGCCGATTGGCCCGAGGTTTGGCGGATCGTCGCACCGGTGTTTCGGGCGGGTCGGACCTATGCAGTCGCCACCGATATCAGCGCCCAGGCAGCGCGTGCGATGTGGGTCGACACCCCGACCGCGACCTACGTCGTGCGGGACGGTGAGGGGCAACTCGTCGGCACCTATTTCCTGCAAGCGAACAAGCCCGGGCCCGGGGATCATGTCGCGAACTGCGGCTATATCGTCGATCCCGAAGCGCGCGGGCAGGGCGTGGCCACGGCGATGTGCCGGCATTCCCAAGAGCGGGCCGTGGCGCTCGGCTTCCGGGCGATGCAGTACAACCTCGTCGTGGCGACGAACGAGCAGGCCGTGGCGCTTTGGCAGCGCGAGGGCTTTGCGATCGTCGGTACGCTGCCGGGGGCCTTCTGCGATCCCGATTATGGCGATGTCGACGCCTACGTCATGTTCAAGACGCTTGTCTAA
- a CDS encoding alginate lyase family protein, whose translation MSLCALLVLAAPGQVAARRDQPSRLSEDGHQLNLTTTSVTGKDGLVSPSERAAFPLDRYEVRDDGAGYFDVAERREFIRDHGTPGMNAQAEQLPLSQSCAAAMNMPVMAHKIQLPGFYPSPERWRQAAQPFFAFEDAVTRLAGWWVVSGDPYPARCLTRMLAKWAKQDGFLSFAFPQSPPQAWFAIESSLFAAGLAYSTVQEVAERDLPDQAEHVEAWLDAVSREHISKSSYGPSCCNNHFYRRALHATIIGVETDDDELFRYGVSALYAALHEANPDGSLPRELMRGRRALHYQNYANIYLTMIAQIVQRQGYDIYDVEVQGRTLNTLANWAVGVIRDPSRIDKYTTDSQNLGFMDDSQYFAWMEVYTDDFPNKGMQKLLNPRRPTYNRSAGGFLTLYFREPDPQNAATTQTMVEVGNAFVSETESCAKDPRWHQQRDIEWRLECERTLREEPTGQHSTGTDIYSKRLSQQTGG comes from the coding sequence GTGAGTCTGTGCGCCCTTTTGGTCTTGGCCGCGCCCGGACAGGTCGCGGCACGGCGGGATCAGCCAAGCCGCCTGTCCGAAGACGGCCATCAGCTAAACCTCACCACGACGTCGGTGACGGGGAAAGATGGTCTGGTTTCGCCAAGCGAACGCGCGGCGTTTCCGTTGGATCGTTACGAGGTTCGTGACGATGGTGCGGGCTACTTCGATGTCGCCGAGCGCCGGGAGTTCATCCGGGACCACGGCACGCCGGGCATGAACGCGCAGGCCGAGCAGCTGCCGCTGTCACAATCCTGCGCGGCCGCCATGAACATGCCGGTGATGGCGCACAAGATCCAGCTGCCGGGCTTCTATCCCTCGCCGGAGAGATGGCGGCAGGCCGCGCAGCCGTTTTTTGCTTTCGAGGATGCGGTGACCCGCTTGGCTGGCTGGTGGGTGGTGAGCGGCGACCCGTATCCGGCCCGCTGCCTGACACGCATGCTGGCGAAGTGGGCCAAACAGGATGGCTTCCTGTCCTTTGCCTTTCCGCAATCGCCGCCCCAGGCTTGGTTCGCTATCGAGTCTTCGCTGTTTGCCGCCGGACTGGCCTATTCGACGGTTCAGGAGGTCGCGGAACGCGACCTGCCCGACCAGGCAGAGCACGTGGAGGCGTGGCTCGACGCCGTCTCCCGGGAGCACATCTCCAAGTCCTCGTACGGGCCGTCCTGCTGCAACAACCACTTTTATCGCCGCGCCTTGCACGCAACGATCATCGGTGTCGAGACCGATGACGACGAGCTTTTCCGGTACGGCGTTTCGGCGCTGTACGCGGCGCTGCACGAGGCGAATCCCGACGGCAGCCTGCCGCGCGAACTGATGCGGGGGCGCCGGGCGCTACACTACCAGAACTACGCCAACATCTACCTCACCATGATCGCCCAGATCGTGCAGCGGCAGGGGTACGACATCTACGACGTCGAGGTGCAGGGGCGCACCCTGAACACGCTGGCGAACTGGGCCGTGGGGGTTATTCGTGATCCGTCCAGGATCGACAAATACACGACGGATTCCCAGAACCTCGGGTTCATGGACGATTCACAATACTTTGCCTGGATGGAGGTCTACACCGACGACTTCCCGAACAAGGGCATGCAGAAATTGCTGAACCCGCGCCGGCCGACCTACAACCGATCCGCCGGCGGTTTCCTGACGCTGTATTTCCGCGAACCCGATCCGCAGAACGCGGCGACCACCCAGACGATGGTGGAAGTCGGCAACGCCTTCGTCAGCGAGACCGAGAGCTGTGCCAAGGACCCGCGCTGGCACCAGCAGCGCGACATCGAATGGCGCTTGGAGTGCGAGCGCACACTGCGCGAGGAACCCACCGGCCAGCATTCGACCGGGACAGACATCTACAGCAAGCGACTCTCGCAACAGACCGGAGGGTGA
- a CDS encoding LysE family translocator translates to MTFEIWTIYVATVFALMSTPGPSQLLMLSNSGAHGLRKSLLTAAGDLSANSLQMLAAGLGVAAILAMSAAALAVIKWIGVAYLIWLGIRMIRRAKLNAPRGDVPERSVSLRNLWVQGFLTSAANPKAVVFFAALFPQFISADHAFWPQFLILSATYIIMDGIFLSSYGAGASWIAARFKGAAKVWIERIGGSFMIVAAILLGLKSIARQ, encoded by the coding sequence ATGACCTTCGAAATCTGGACGATCTACGTCGCAACCGTGTTCGCTTTGATGAGTACGCCCGGGCCAAGTCAGCTTCTGATGTTATCCAATAGTGGGGCGCACGGACTTCGAAAGTCACTTTTGACAGCGGCCGGCGATCTTTCAGCAAACAGTCTGCAAATGCTCGCTGCGGGTTTGGGGGTGGCTGCGATCCTTGCGATGTCGGCGGCCGCGCTTGCGGTCATTAAATGGATTGGGGTGGCTTATCTGATCTGGCTTGGCATTCGTATGATCAGAAGAGCAAAACTGAATGCGCCCAGAGGCGACGTTCCAGAACGCAGCGTCTCGCTCAGAAATCTCTGGGTTCAAGGATTTCTGACCTCAGCAGCCAACCCTAAAGCGGTTGTCTTCTTCGCGGCGCTTTTCCCGCAGTTCATATCTGCAGACCACGCGTTCTGGCCACAGTTCCTTATCCTATCTGCAACCTACATCATCATGGATGGGATCTTCCTTTCCTCTTATGGCGCCGGGGCAAGTTGGATTGCGGCTCGGTTTAAGGGGGCTGCAAAAGTCTGGATCGAACGCATCGGAGGCAGCTTCATGATCGTTGCGGCGATCTTGCTGGGGCTCAAATCGATCGCGCGACAGTGA